One segment of Sesamum indicum cultivar Zhongzhi No. 13 linkage group LG4, S_indicum_v1.0, whole genome shotgun sequence DNA contains the following:
- the LOC105159852 gene encoding alpha carbonic anhydrase 7, giving the protein MGDKNNSSTLVLFGYFVLTLLFITVNANDLETEDETSFSYVVGATDGPQNWGNLNPNWTLCGTGKSQSPINILDYKVKLNRTLGDLNINYRPAEALIRNAGYEIEVKWTGDAGGVIINGDEFKLQEVHWHTPAEHTVNGIRFNMELHIVHVNSGGDIAVVGILYKLGPADPFLAQFLPYLPSASEEGFPLGIVDPSSVKIPGREYYRYNGSLTTPPCSENVTWTIFKRVKTVSIEQVHALKDAIDDENTGNARPIQPLNGRTVYIFEPKPYLS; this is encoded by the exons ATGGGCGACAAGAACAATAGCTCGACTCTGGTTTTGTTtggttattttgttttaacatTGCTTTTCATCACTGTGAATGCTAATGATCTTGAAACAG AAGATGAAACTTCATTCTCATATGTTGTGGGCGCTACGGACGGACCTCAGAACTGGGGCAATCTTAACCCGAATTGGACACTTTGTGGAACTGGAAAAAGTCAGTCACCAATTAATATCCTTGACTATAAAGTAAAGCTTAACCGTACACTTGGTGATCTGAATATAAATTATCGGCCAGCTGAAGCTCTAATCAGAAACGCAGGGTATGAAATTGAG GTCAAATGGACAGGAGATGCCGGAGGAGTCATAATAAATGGTGATGAGTTTAAATTGCAGGAAGTCCATTGGCATACTCCTGCCGAACATACTGTGAATGGAATTAG ATTCAATATGGAGTTGCATATTGTTCATGTCAACTCCGGAGGAGATATTGCTGTTGTTGGTATCCTGTATAAGTTAGGACCTGCTGATCCTTTTCTTGCACAA TTTTTACCGTATTTGCCGTCGGCTAGTGAAGAAGGATTTCCTCTGGGGATTGTTGATCCATCAAGTGTCAAGATTCCAGGCAGAGAATATTACAGATATAATGGTTCTCTAACGACTCCTCCATGCTCAGAAAACGTTACTTGGACGATATTTAAGAGG gtgaAGACAGTCTCGATCGAGCAAGTACATGCACTAAAAGATGCTATTGATGAT GAAAACACAGGAAACGCAAGGCCAATTCAACCTCTAAATGGAAGAACTGTATACATCTTTGAACCAAAACCTTATCTTTCGTGA